A part of Desulfovibrio sp. genomic DNA contains:
- a CDS encoding HypC/HybG/HupF family hydrogenase formation chaperone, which translates to MCLAIPARIEELFGEGMARVRVGESQTFLNASVMLLPEEPNIGDYVIVHAGFALHTLTPIEAEESLSALRELAQALEDGPPQF; encoded by the coding sequence ATGTGTCTTGCCATTCCCGCGCGTATTGAAGAACTTTTTGGTGAAGGTATGGCCCGCGTTCGCGTGGGTGAAAGCCAGACTTTTTTGAACGCTTCTGTCATGCTTTTGCCTGAAGAACCCAATATCGGCGACTATGTTATTGTGCATGCGGGTTTTGCCCTGCACACGCTGACTCCCATTGAAGCGGAAGAAAGCCTGTCTGCCCTGCGCGAACTGGCCCAGGCTCTGGAAGACGGCCCGCCGCAATTTTAG
- a CDS encoding outer membrane protein — MFKRVVLPLILMVALAGPAAAETSGVYAGLKFLDSIQSTGKFSKGGDFNSLGMSEYSQNTVGGGIFVGYDFYPQYQVPVRTELEYAIRSNMSKTWDNNFNLAGKDVKASTKGEWNVQTLFLNAYWDFHNSTAFTPYIGAGAGLGFIKSKYKSELSDPDEGVSGSLTQYDTVFAWNAGAGCSYAFTEHFSADLAYRFVGLGYTEVSKKFDGEKNSVGVAPYANEFSLGLRYSF, encoded by the coding sequence ATGTTCAAGCGTGTGGTTCTACCCCTCATTCTAATGGTTGCACTTGCAGGTCCCGCTGCGGCTGAGACCTCTGGGGTGTATGCTGGGCTTAAATTCCTTGACTCCATCCAGAGCACGGGCAAATTTTCAAAAGGCGGAGATTTTAATTCGCTGGGCATGAGTGAGTATTCGCAGAACACTGTAGGCGGGGGGATCTTTGTTGGGTATGATTTCTACCCACAGTATCAAGTTCCTGTCAGGACGGAACTCGAATATGCCATCCGGAGCAACATGAGCAAAACATGGGATAATAATTTTAACCTCGCAGGAAAGGATGTAAAAGCATCAACAAAGGGAGAATGGAACGTTCAAACACTGTTTTTGAACGCCTACTGGGATTTTCATAACAGCACAGCATTTACCCCATACATTGGTGCCGGCGCAGGTTTGGGATTTATAAAGAGCAAATATAAGTCAGAATTAAGCGATCCGGACGAGGGAGTCAGCGGCAGCTTAACTCAGTATGATACAGTTTTTGCCTGGAACGCTGGTGCAGGCTGTTCTTATGCCTTCACGGAGCATTTTTCTGCGGACTTGGCGTATCGCTTCGTAGGATTGGGCTACACCGAAGTCAGCAAAAAATTTGATGGAGAAAAAAACTCCGTCGGAGTGGCTCCCTACGCCAATGAATTCAGTCTTGGCCTGCGGTACTCGTTTTAA
- the ileS gene encoding isoleucine--tRNA ligase: MSDYKKTLNLPQTAFPMKANLAQREPETLKKWESINACAAMVEASGSKGTYILHDGPPYANGHIHMGTALNKILKDIIVKSRNMAGYTSRYVPGWDCHGLPIEHKVEQELKEKKKELPAHVVRKLCREYASKWIDVQRKEFKRLGVLGNWEDPYMSMKPAYEAATADELAKFVATGGVVRSKKPIYWCCSCHTALAEAEVEYYDHTSPSIYVRFALPDEGLKKVFAAADPSRAHVVIWTTTPWTLPDNMGVCLHPEFTYALVEADGSQYILAEELVKSCAATFGWSDYTILDRAPGVKFEGLKARHPFYDRDSLVILGQHVTLDAGTGCVHTAPGHGREDYEVGLKYGLEVYSPMDDAGRFLPSVEFFAGLNVFEANPKVIEKLEEVGALLQKAKIRHSYPHCWRCKEPVIFRATTQWFISMEKNDLRGRALNAIDEQVRWIPAWGRERIHNMVEFRPDWCISRQRQWGVPIMALLCEDCGEAWNDANWMHEMAARFASHPTGCDYWYEADLKDIVPEGLACPQCGGNHWKRETDILDVWFDSGTSFAAVLEKRPELGFPADLYMEGSDQHRGWFHSSLLVSEGTRGCAPYRSVLTHGYVVDGEGRKMSKSIGNVIAPQELIEKFGAEIVRLWVSSVEYREDIRISDEILGRLVDAYRRIRNTCRYILGNLNDVSAHDLLPLDTLESLDRFALDAAGRVHERVQQAYMDFDFHKVYHTLHNYCVTDLSSVYLDILKDRLYASAPASHERRSAQTALWHILCLLLRDMAPVLSFTAEEIFSHLPESLRGPELTVFALPPLEAAPYLLDEGTRDDWNVLLAVRGAVTRAIEPMRREGIIGHSLDTRVTLFVADELRQRLEGLHTDLRAVCIVSQLHMEALDRAPQAAYQDEEVAGLAIGVEKARGEKCERCWIYSTELGTDPAHPALCPRCTAVIKAMES, from the coding sequence ATGAGTGATTATAAGAAAACGCTGAATTTGCCCCAAACCGCCTTTCCAATGAAAGCCAATCTGGCCCAGCGCGAGCCGGAAACCCTCAAGAAGTGGGAATCCATTAATGCCTGTGCCGCCATGGTGGAAGCTTCGGGCAGCAAGGGAACCTACATCCTGCATGACGGCCCGCCCTACGCCAACGGGCACATTCATATGGGCACGGCGCTGAACAAGATTCTCAAGGACATTATCGTCAAGTCCCGCAACATGGCGGGCTATACCTCGCGTTATGTTCCCGGCTGGGACTGCCACGGCCTGCCCATCGAACACAAGGTCGAGCAGGAACTCAAGGAAAAGAAAAAGGAACTGCCGGCCCATGTGGTGCGCAAGCTCTGCCGTGAGTACGCCTCCAAGTGGATTGACGTGCAGCGCAAGGAATTCAAGCGCCTGGGCGTGCTCGGCAACTGGGAAGATCCCTATATGAGCATGAAGCCCGCCTATGAGGCGGCCACGGCTGACGAACTGGCCAAGTTTGTGGCCACTGGCGGCGTGGTGCGCTCCAAAAAGCCCATTTACTGGTGCTGCTCCTGCCATACGGCGCTGGCCGAGGCCGAGGTGGAATACTATGACCACACCTCGCCTTCAATCTATGTGCGCTTCGCCCTGCCCGACGAGGGCCTCAAAAAGGTCTTTGCCGCTGCCGACCCCTCTCGCGCGCATGTGGTCATCTGGACCACGACGCCCTGGACGCTCCCCGACAACATGGGCGTCTGCCTGCACCCCGAATTCACTTACGCCCTGGTGGAAGCCGACGGCAGCCAGTATATTCTCGCCGAAGAACTGGTGAAATCCTGCGCCGCCACCTTTGGCTGGAGCGACTACACCATCCTTGACCGCGCGCCCGGCGTGAAGTTTGAAGGCCTCAAGGCGCGGCACCCCTTCTATGACAGGGACTCCCTCGTCATTCTGGGCCAGCATGTGACCCTGGACGCGGGTACGGGCTGCGTGCACACCGCGCCTGGCCATGGCCGCGAAGACTATGAGGTGGGCCTCAAATACGGCCTGGAAGTCTATTCGCCCATGGACGACGCGGGGCGCTTTTTGCCCAGCGTGGAATTTTTCGCTGGCCTGAATGTTTTTGAAGCCAACCCCAAGGTTATCGAAAAGCTGGAAGAAGTTGGCGCGCTGTTGCAAAAGGCCAAGATCAGGCACTCCTACCCGCACTGCTGGCGCTGCAAGGAGCCTGTCATTTTTCGCGCGACCACCCAGTGGTTTATCAGCATGGAAAAGAATGACCTGCGCGGCCGCGCCCTCAATGCCATTGACGAACAGGTGCGCTGGATTCCCGCCTGGGGTCGTGAGCGCATCCATAATATGGTGGAGTTCCGCCCCGACTGGTGCATCTCGCGCCAGCGCCAGTGGGGCGTGCCTATCATGGCCCTGCTGTGCGAAGACTGCGGCGAGGCCTGGAACGATGCCAATTGGATGCATGAAATGGCCGCGCGCTTCGCCAGCCATCCCACGGGCTGCGACTACTGGTACGAAGCCGATCTGAAGGATATCGTGCCCGAAGGGCTGGCCTGCCCGCAGTGCGGCGGCAATCACTGGAAGCGCGAAACGGACATCCTGGACGTGTGGTTTGACTCCGGCACAAGCTTTGCCGCTGTGTTGGAAAAACGCCCCGAACTGGGCTTTCCGGCTGATCTGTATATGGAAGGCTCCGACCAGCACCGTGGCTGGTTCCACAGTTCCCTTCTGGTCAGCGAAGGCACGCGGGGCTGCGCGCCTTACCGCTCCGTGCTTACCCACGGCTACGTGGTGGACGGCGAAGGGCGCAAGATGTCCAAATCCATCGGCAACGTCATCGCGCCGCAGGAACTCATTGAAAAATTCGGGGCCGAAATCGTGCGCCTGTGGGTTTCTTCCGTGGAATACCGCGAAGACATCCGCATTTCGGACGAAATCCTTGGCCGCCTTGTGGACGCCTATCGCCGCATCCGCAATACCTGCCGCTACATCCTCGGCAACCTGAACGACGTTTCCGCCCACGATCTGCTGCCGCTGGACACGCTGGAGTCTCTTGACCGCTTTGCCCTTGATGCGGCCGGTCGCGTGCACGAGCGTGTGCAGCAGGCCTATATGGATTTTGACTTCCACAAGGTTTACCACACCCTGCACAACTATTGCGTCACCGACCTTTCGTCCGTGTATCTGGATATTCTTAAGGATCGTCTCTACGCTTCGGCCCCGGCCAGTCACGAGCGGCGTTCGGCCCAGACGGCCCTGTGGCACATCCTGTGCCTGCTGCTGCGCGACATGGCTCCGGTGCTGTCTTTCACCGCCGAGGAAATCTTCAGCCATCTCCCCGAAAGCCTGCGTGGCCCGGAACTCACGGTGTTTGCCCTGCCGCCGCTGGAAGCCGCGCCCTACCTTCTTGACGAAGGCACGCGCGACGACTGGAACGTGCTGCTGGCCGTGCGCGGCGCTGTGACCAGGGCCATCGAACCCATGCGCCGCGAAGGCATCATCGGGCATTCGCTGGACACGCGCGTTACCCTTTTTGTGGCCGACGAGCTGCGCCAGCGGCTTGAGGGCCTGCATACCGACCTGCGTGCCGTGTGCATTGTGTCGCAACTGCATATGGAAGCTCTGGACCGCGCGCCCCAGGCGGCGTATCAGGATGAAGAGGTGGCGGGCCTTGCCATTGGCGTTGAAAAGGCGCGCGGCGAAAAATGCGAGCGCTGCTGGATCTACAGCACCGAGCTTGGAACCGATCCCGCTCATCCCGCCTTGTGCCCGCGCTGCACGGCGGTTATCAAGGCTATGGAATCCTGA
- the lspA gene encoding signal peptidase II, translating into MRKRYRILGGMALLALALDQLSKYIVMQTIPEHRPVPVIQGLFDLVNIRNRGAAFGFLNRSDIEWQFWLFLVATAVAAWAIFMLVRSSHEDPWLFAGLGLVLGGALGNLVDRVRFRAVVDFLDVYWGDWHWPAFNVADSAIFVGAALACLAMWRQPSGAGDKTGRNAGKASGKGGNAA; encoded by the coding sequence ATGCGCAAACGCTACCGTATTCTCGGGGGCATGGCCCTGCTGGCACTGGCGCTTGATCAATTGAGCAAGTATATTGTCATGCAGACCATCCCGGAGCACAGACCCGTTCCGGTGATCCAGGGTCTGTTTGACCTTGTGAACATACGTAACCGTGGAGCGGCCTTTGGTTTTTTGAACCGCTCCGATATCGAGTGGCAGTTCTGGCTGTTTCTGGTCGCAACGGCAGTGGCCGCGTGGGCCATATTCATGCTGGTTCGCAGCTCGCATGAAGACCCCTGGCTGTTTGCAGGCCTGGGGCTGGTTCTGGGCGGGGCATTGGGCAACCTGGTGGACCGCGTCCGCTTTCGGGCGGTTGTGGACTTTCTGGATGTCTACTGGGGCGACTGGCACTGGCCTGCCTTTAACGTGGCCGATTCGGCCATCTTTGTGGGGGCCGCCCTGGCCTGCCTCGCCATGTGGCGTCAGCCTTCCGGGGCCGGAGACAAAACGGGCCGTAACGCCGGGAAAGCCTCCGGCAAGGGAGGTAATGCCGCATGA
- a CDS encoding PLDc N-terminal domain-containing protein yields MMFHWWHVVLVMIPMIPTLWSLIHIWGHEFPTPQQRALWLVLVVFLPVIGGIIYIFTGRKKALGKVQI; encoded by the coding sequence ATGATGTTTCATTGGTGGCATGTGGTTCTGGTTATGATTCCTATGATCCCCACGCTGTGGAGCCTCATCCACATATGGGGGCATGAGTTTCCCACACCGCAGCAACGGGCGCTGTGGCTCGTGCTGGTGGTTTTTTTACCGGTTATCGGCGGTATCATCTATATTTTCACAGGGCGTAAAAAAGCCCTGGGAAAAGTGCAAATTTGA
- a CDS encoding class I SAM-dependent methyltransferase has translation MDIPRIFTITESAHRIHNPYTPEKLAVLGAALRLKAGMRILDLGSGSGEMLCTWARDYGIIGIGVDMSTLFSEQAKQRAAELGVVDKVAFIHNDAAGYIADVKVDVAACIGATWIGGGIDGTIELLEKSLCAGGIILVGEPYWLQLPPTEEAARGCHAGSIADFRRLPDLVAHFHDLNYDVVEMVLADQEGWDRYEAAKWLTMRRWLEANPDDDFAKEVRDQLTTEPLRYVTYSRKYLGWGVFALMAR, from the coding sequence TTGGATATCCCACGCATATTCACCATTACTGAAAGCGCCCACCGCATCCATAACCCCTACACGCCGGAAAAGCTCGCCGTGCTGGGCGCGGCCTTACGGCTCAAAGCAGGAATGCGCATACTGGACCTTGGCAGCGGGTCAGGCGAAATGCTGTGTACCTGGGCGCGAGATTACGGAATTATCGGCATTGGCGTTGATATGAGCACGCTCTTTTCCGAGCAGGCCAAGCAGCGCGCCGCTGAGCTCGGCGTTGTGGACAAGGTCGCGTTCATTCACAACGATGCCGCTGGCTACATCGCGGACGTAAAGGTTGATGTGGCGGCCTGTATAGGCGCTACCTGGATCGGCGGCGGGATCGACGGCACCATTGAACTTCTCGAAAAGAGCCTTTGCGCCGGAGGGATTATTCTTGTGGGCGAACCCTACTGGCTGCAGCTGCCGCCAACGGAAGAAGCCGCCAGGGGATGCCATGCCGGTTCCATCGCCGATTTCCGTAGGCTCCCCGATCTTGTGGCCCATTTCCACGACCTCAACTACGACGTTGTGGAGATGGTGCTGGCCGACCAGGAAGGGTGGGACAGGTACGAAGCGGCCAAGTGGCTGACCATGCGCCGCTGGCTCGAAGCCAACCCTGACGATGATTTTGCAAAGGAAGTTCGGGACCAGCTGACGACCGAGCCCTTGCGCTATGTTACCTACAGCCGTAAATACCTCGGGTGGGGCGTGTTTGCCCTGATGGCGCGCTAA
- a CDS encoding protein phosphatase CheZ, with amino-acid sequence MSDKKAEPAVYRQLSADMRQGLKDIYQQISTASQSKPLTDADTDALFHEATAQLAEVLKATESATMSIMEVVERHLDLQAQNTELLAAVREGRASQGQISRLEKNNALLGDDLTGLLTALSFQDITGQRIKRVVTALNKIENTVVELYISSGLIMDGAAKDPNKDTESLQTEARKAVEDFRQNRMKADGLKGPDGNGVSQSAIDDMLSQLGM; translated from the coding sequence ATGAGCGACAAAAAGGCCGAACCCGCCGTGTACAGGCAGTTGAGCGCGGACATGCGGCAGGGGCTCAAGGATATCTATCAGCAGATTTCCACAGCCTCGCAGAGCAAGCCTCTGACCGATGCCGACACGGATGCGCTTTTCCACGAAGCCACCGCCCAACTGGCCGAAGTGCTCAAAGCCACAGAAAGCGCCACCATGTCCATTATGGAAGTTGTGGAGCGGCATCTTGACTTGCAGGCGCAGAATACGGAACTCCTGGCGGCAGTGCGCGAGGGCAGGGCGTCGCAGGGGCAGATTTCGCGGCTTGAAAAAAATAATGCCCTGCTTGGCGACGATCTTACCGGCCTGCTGACTGCCCTGAGCTTTCAGGACATCACGGGGCAGCGCATCAAACGGGTGGTGACGGCGCTGAACAAGATCGAAAATACCGTGGTGGAGCTGTATATTTCTTCGGGCCTCATCATGGACGGAGCGGCAAAAGACCCGAACAAGGATACGGAGTCCCTGCAGACCGAGGCCCGTAAAGCTGTGGAGGATTTTCGCCAGAACCGCATGAAAGCCGACGGCCTCAAAGGCCCCGACGGCAACGGCGTGTCGCAGAGCGCCATTGACGATATGCTCAGTCAGCTTGGCATGTAA
- a CDS encoding nitroreductase family protein produces MNVFTVDHDLCRKDGICAMVCPVHIIDAEVGAYPTMDKHKAAYCIGCGQCMAFCPTQACAAPGLDRKDCKILRPEHMPTAEQVEELAVSRRSVRNFKNRNIPREQFERLLAAARFAPTAKNTQNLRWIVLESREQVVRLAELVVDWLRILPQADATMSEGVHARGLVSAWDKGIDVITRTAPHLAVVVAPQWHWGRTDSAIAATYLELLAHAQGIGCCWGGYICTALEHPEAQPVRDFLGIGPDEMAFAAQMMGYPLFKSKARPVRKQPDVTWK; encoded by the coding sequence ATGAACGTATTTACTGTTGACCACGATCTGTGCCGTAAGGATGGCATCTGCGCCATGGTTTGTCCGGTGCATATAATTGACGCCGAGGTGGGCGCGTATCCCACCATGGACAAGCACAAGGCCGCCTATTGCATTGGCTGTGGCCAGTGTATGGCCTTTTGCCCTACCCAGGCCTGCGCAGCGCCAGGGCTTGACCGCAAGGACTGTAAGATCCTGCGCCCAGAGCACATGCCCACGGCGGAACAGGTTGAAGAGCTTGCGGTGTCCCGCAGGTCTGTGCGCAATTTTAAGAACAGGAACATTCCCAGGGAGCAGTTTGAACGGCTGCTGGCAGCGGCCCGTTTTGCCCCCACTGCCAAGAATACCCAGAACCTGCGCTGGATTGTGCTTGAATCGCGCGAGCAGGTGGTAAGGCTGGCGGAACTGGTGGTGGACTGGCTGCGTATTCTGCCGCAGGCCGACGCCACCATGAGTGAAGGCGTACATGCCCGCGGCCTTGTGAGCGCATGGGACAAGGGGATTGACGTGATTACCCGCACGGCTCCGCACCTGGCGGTGGTGGTCGCCCCCCAGTGGCACTGGGGACGGACGGATTCCGCCATTGCCGCTACCTATCTTGAACTGCTGGCCCACGCGCAGGGCATAGGCTGCTGTTGGGGCGGCTACATCTGCACGGCCCTGGAACACCCGGAGGCGCAGCCTGTACGGGACTTCCTCGGCATCGGGCCGGATGAGATGGCCTTTGCCGCGCAGATGATGGGCTATCCCCTTTTCAAGTCCAAGGCGCGTCCTGTGCGCAAACAGCCTGATGTGACCTGGAAGTAG
- a CDS encoding flagellar hook-basal body protein: MQAGMFSGLFAALSTEHRMNYVANNLANANTRGYKRDTVAFKDTMVSYAFDEIREPLLNLKSDPLFPEPLNASRVRLAVSKIDFAQGSMQYSGNPLDVAINGENAFFRVATPTGQFLTRNGAFVLSEDGTIMTPQGYPVQAQGGGNITIPQGTRHIQISGDGQVIADNDVIGQIALANVDNPQNLEKMGNNLYRPRQNVQVAEGDAYATGGRLEQGFTEAANVEVVPEMVNMIEVQRQFEAYQKVMQTSDTLDRAATEKLGRRQG; the protein is encoded by the coding sequence ATGCAAGCTGGCATGTTTAGCGGACTTTTTGCCGCACTCAGCACCGAGCACCGCATGAATTATGTCGCCAATAATTTGGCGAATGCCAATACGCGCGGCTATAAACGCGACACCGTGGCGTTCAAGGACACCATGGTCAGCTATGCCTTTGACGAAATTCGCGAGCCGCTCCTGAACCTCAAGTCAGATCCCCTGTTTCCCGAGCCGCTCAATGCCTCAAGGGTTCGGCTGGCGGTGTCAAAGATAGATTTTGCCCAGGGCTCCATGCAGTACTCGGGCAATCCTCTGGACGTGGCCATAAACGGCGAAAACGCCTTTTTCCGTGTGGCCACGCCAACAGGACAATTCTTGACGCGCAACGGCGCCTTTGTGCTGTCTGAAGACGGCACCATCATGACGCCGCAGGGCTATCCGGTACAGGCGCAGGGCGGCGGCAACATCACCATTCCGCAGGGTACGCGGCATATCCAGATAAGCGGCGACGGCCAGGTCATTGCCGACAACGACGTGATAGGGCAAATCGCTCTGGCCAATGTGGATAATCCGCAGAACCTTGAGAAGATGGGCAATAATCTGTACCGCCCGCGGCAGAACGTGCAGGTGGCAGAAGGCGACGCCTACGCAACCGGAGGCCGCCTGGAACAAGGCTTTACAGAAGCCGCCAACGTCGAGGTGGTACCCGAGATGGTGAACATGATTGAAGTGCAACGCCAGTTTGAAGCGTACCAGAAGGTCATGCAGACCTCGGATACGCTGGATCGCGCGGCCACGGAAAAATTGGGCCGCCGACAGGGTTAG
- the ybgF gene encoding tol-pal system protein YbgF produces the protein MRTFRTLCFVTLACAALPLSACVSGGSSSGGSLSLEQQVQQHDVQLRQMQPSQADAWNQIQALRQELNTMKGQMDDLNNAGGARALVDRVNRHDEALRQVERSMALNLNLGEAPSATSAAAPVAPISQATPSTQTALQTPSYGQPTYGQAAAAGAAGSVAAGSTGYAAAVPEGVQPYGGQAAAAQASAAAPAASTWGQPSPQPQPQVQAPQKDISLALYDAGVNAYNARKYDEAQRSFADFLKNYKSHNLAPEAQFYMAECYFQRNQYADAALAYDKVIKDYPKSSSAPGAYLKQGISFSKLNQGAASKARLEELIKKYPNSPEAARAKTFLKTNK, from the coding sequence ATGCGCACATTCCGTACATTGTGCTTTGTCACGCTGGCTTGCGCTGCTCTGCCGCTGAGCGCCTGCGTATCGGGCGGCAGCTCCAGCGGGGGCAGCCTCAGCCTTGAACAGCAGGTGCAGCAGCACGATGTGCAGCTGCGTCAGATGCAGCCCTCGCAGGCTGACGCCTGGAATCAGATTCAGGCTTTGCGGCAGGAACTGAATACCATGAAAGGGCAGATGGATGACCTTAACAATGCCGGCGGCGCGCGCGCCCTTGTGGATCGTGTGAACCGGCATGACGAGGCCCTGCGCCAGGTTGAGCGCAGCATGGCGCTGAACCTGAACCTTGGCGAAGCGCCGTCCGCCACTTCCGCTGCCGCGCCTGTCGCACCCATAAGTCAGGCCACGCCTTCCACCCAGACAGCGCTTCAGACTCCCAGCTACGGTCAGCCCACCTACGGGCAGGCCGCTGCAGCCGGTGCAGCCGGGTCCGTGGCCGCCGGTTCCACCGGTTATGCCGCGGCCGTGCCCGAAGGCGTGCAGCCTTACGGCGGCCAGGCCGCTGCCGCCCAGGCGTCCGCTGCGGCTCCTGCCGCCAGCACCTGGGGCCAGCCCTCTCCGCAGCCGCAACCGCAGGTACAGGCGCCGCAAAAGGACATCTCGCTGGCGCTCTATGACGCTGGCGTCAACGCCTATAATGCCCGCAAGTACGACGAGGCCCAGCGCTCCTTTGCGGACTTTCTGAAAAACTACAAGAGCCATAACCTGGCTCCCGAGGCCCAGTTCTACATGGCCGAGTGCTACTTCCAGCGTAATCAGTATGCGGACGCGGCCCTCGCCTATGACAAGGTCATCAAGGACTACCCCAAGTCCTCCAGTGCGCCCGGCGCTTACCTCAAGCAGGGCATAAGCTTCAGCAAGCTCAATCAGGGCGCGGCCTCCAAGGCCCGTCTGGAAGAGCTCATCAAAAAGTATCCCAACTCGCCCGAAGCAGCCCGCGCCAAGACCTTCCTCAAGACCAACAAGTAG